The Oncorhynchus kisutch isolate 150728-3 unplaced genomic scaffold, Okis_V2 scaffold1263, whole genome shotgun sequence DNA window ccttctccatccctctctccccttactctccaactctccctctccatccctctttctccacccctctctccccttcctctccaaccctccctctccaaccctccctctccaactctccctctccaaccctccttctccacccctctctccccttcctctccaactctccctctccaaccctccttctccacccctctctccccttccactctaaccctccctctccatccctccttctccatccctctctccccttactctccaactctccctctccatccctctttctccacccctctctccccttcctctccaaccctccctctccaaccctccctctccaactctccctctccaaccctccttctccacccctctctccccttcctctccaaccctccctctccatccttctctccccttcctctccaaccctctccatccctctctccccttcctctctaaccctccctctccaaccctcccttctccatccctccttctccatccctctctccccttcctctccaactctccctctccatcactcattctccacccctctctccccttcctctccatccctccctctctccccttcctctccatccctccctctccaaccctcccttctccatccctccttctccatccctctctccccttcctctccaactctccctctccatcactcattctccacccctctctccccttcctctccatccctccctctctccccttcctctccatccctccctctccaaccctccctctccaaccctccctctccatccctctctccccttcctccaatAATTTCTTGTAGTGTCTCCTAAATGTGTGTAAAAGCATGCATTAATTCAACCATCATTTAATAAAGAGAGACTGAACCGAGTTGCCGACACCGTGATAAGGTGTTAGAGTCAATTACACCGGCTAGATAGTGTAGCTTAGACCTCCAGGGATATCCAGAGCAGGGGTAGGCCTGCTCTTATACCCCAATCTGAGAGTGCCTGTCTCTGGGAAGGAATCACTCACTCCCCCCTAAGACTCTCCAGGGCCCTAGTCCATTTAAGAGTAATGTACTCTACTGGGCTAGGttgggcgagggagggagggggagggagagtgagagagacaggagagagagcaagaaagcaagagagagagagagagacaggagacagtgagagagagcgagagaaagagtcggggagagagggagagagagagagagagagagagagagagagagagagagagatggagagagaggggggagatagtgagagacagagagggggagatagtgagagagagagagggagagagagagagagatggagagagagagagaggggggggttagagagatagagagagagataaaaaaaacTACCACAAGACTGTTCCCTCCCTCTGAGCTAAAGTCTAGAAACTGTCCATTACTAAAGAAGTCTAGAGACTGTCcattacacacacccacagaacTATAGTCTCGAGACTGTCcattacacacacccacagaacTATAGTCCCGAGACTGTCCATTACACAAACCCACAGAACTATAGTAGTCTAGAGACTGTCcattacacacacccacagaacTATAGTAGTCTAGAGACTGTCcattacacacacccacagaacTATAGTCCCGAGACTGTCCATTACACAAACCCACAGAACTATAGTAGTCTAGAGACTGTCcattacacacacccacagaacTATAGTCTCGAGACTGTCCATTACACAAACCCACAGAACTATAGTCTTGAGACTGTCCATTACTAAAGAAGTCTAGAGACTGTCCATTACACAAACCCACAGAACTATAGTCTCGAGACTGTCCATTACACAAACCCACAGAACTATAGTCTTGAGACTGTCCATTACTAAAGAAGTCTAGAGACTGTCCATTACACAAACCCACAGAACTATAGTAGTCTAGAGACTGTCCATTACACAAACCCACAGAACTATAGTCTAGAGACTGTCcattacacacacccacagaacTATAGTCTAGAGACTGTCCATTACACACACCTACATAACTAAAGTAGTCTAGAGACTGTCCATTACACACACCTACATAACTAAATGAGTCAAGAGACTGTCATTTACACAAACCTACAGAACTAAATTAGTCTAGAGACTGTCCATTACACAAGTAGTCTAGAGACTGTCcattacacacacccacagaacGAAAGAAGTCTAGAGACTGTCCATTACACACACCTACATAACTAAATTAGTCTAGAGACTGTCGATTACACAAACCTACAGAACTAAATTAGTCTAGAGACTGTCCATTACACAAGTAGTCTAGAGACTGTCCATTACACACACCTACAGAACTATAGTAGTCTAAAGACTGTCCATTACACAAACCTACAGAACTATAGTCTAGAGACTGTCCATTACACAAACCTACAGAACTATAGTCTAGAGACTGTCCATTACACAAACCTACAGAACTATAGTCTAGAGACTGTCCATTACACAAACCTACAGAACTAAAGTAGTCTCTAGAGAGATTAATATTCCACCTAGCCAGTCAAACCTAGAAAAACCAAGAGTtttaagaagaaagaaagaaaggaaagacGAAGAGAAAAGTAGATGAACATTCCACCTACCCAATCTGTTGTCGTTGTTCCCGAAGTCCAGTAAGTATTTCACTACGTGGTAGTTGTTCCAGACGTACAGCAGATTGTCTCTGGGATTGTAGTCCACTGCTGCTATGTACTGGTAAGAGTTCGGGAACAGGATGGACACAAAGGTTTCTTTACTCTGGGTGGTGCTGTACATATAATCTATCTTGTTCCCTGTGGCCTCGTTGTCGTCGTCCTCGTAGACGCTTTTCACCACGTAGAGCACACCGCACACCATGAAGGCGTTGGAGGCGGTCCGCTTGTCGTAGGTGGTGTCCCAGGACCCTTCGATGCGGAGCGTGTAAGGGTTGAGCTGCGAGACCACGATGCGTCCGTTGTTCGTCTCCGTGGCGTACAAAACCCAGAGGCCGATTTCGTCGACGGCGAGGTCAATGTCCGACTTGCCGCCCCAGCGGTACGGCGACGTGTCGTGGTAGTTGGCGTTGGCGATGATGGCCTCGCCGCTCTTGATCCGCGTGCGGAGGTCGAATTTGACGATGTTGCGCGTCCGCTCCTTGTTGAAGAATAAAGCTCCGTCGTAGACCACGAAGCCTGTCCCGTCGACGCGGTGAGGCAGCTTGTACGTGGTCGTCGGTCGTCCTGTAAACAATAAcattcaaatacattttaattagAAGCGGGTTTTTTTTCAAAACACCCGAGGGGAAGtttccccagacacagattaaacctCGTCCaggacaaaaaaaacaacaagatTCTCCATTTAAAGAACTTCTTAGGTCGAATCTGTTTCTGGGGAAACTCAGCCAGGTCCCCCCGTGATACAAGGCAGTGtccgacgtccatccatgtctgaggaagtCAGGAGACaatgtggaaaccggccactaggggcaacagtaagcgctgttaccttcaagttaAGTTTTGGTTTTGCTCGGTCGTTGTAACGATCTGCCTCTGGTGCAAAAGGATGCATTTTTGAATGCAGCAATAGAAAATTGTTTTAGataatttttgttttaagcccaaaccttaaccactTGGAGTTAATAACTTTTCCTTAAAGAATTTGACATTTGCAACAAGTTTGAAATTTGAAGTTTCAGACACATGGATAAACATCTAATATTGACgtaataattttttattttacctttatttaaccaggcaagtcagttaagaacacattcttattttcaatgacggcctaggaacagtgggttaactgcctgttcaggggcagaacgacagatttgttccttgtcagctcggggatttgaacttgcaaccttccggttactagtccaacgctctaaccactaggctaccctgccgcctctacactctaaccactaggctaccctaccacctctacactctaaccactaggctaccctaccacctctacactctaaccactaggctaccctacctcctctacactctaaccactaggctaccctaccacctccacactctaaccactaggctaccctacctcctctacactctaaccactaggctaccctacctcctctacactctaaccactaggctaccctaccacctctacactctaaccactaggctaccctgcctcctctacactctaagcactaggctaccctaccacctctacactctaaccactaggctaccctgccgcctctacactctaaccactaggctaccctgccacctctacactctaaccactaggctaccctgcctcctctacactctaagcactaggctaccctacctcctctacactctaaccactaggctaccctgccacctctacactctaaccactaggctaccctacctcctctacactctaaccactaggctaccctacctcctctacactctaaccactaggctaccctgccacctctacactctaaccactaggctacctgcctcctctacactctaaccactaggctaccctacctcctctacactctaaccactaggctaccctaccacctctacactcta harbors:
- the LOC109885970 gene encoding adhesion G protein-coupled receptor L3-like → MPWTPYRTDTLTEYSSKEDFIAGRPTTTYKLPHRVDGTGFVVYDGALFFNKERTRNIVKFDLRTRIKSGEAIIANANYHDTSPYRWGGKSDIDLAVDEIGLWVLYATETNNGRIVVSQLNPYTLRIEGSWDTTYDKRTASNAFMVCGVLYVVKSVYEDDDNEATGNKIDYMYSTTQSKETFVSILFPNSYQYIAAVDYNPRDNLLYVWNNYHVVKYLLDFGNNDNRL